In Pseudomonas saponiphila, the genomic stretch AGCAGGAGCGTGGTATCACCATTACCTCCGCTGCTGTAACTACCTTCTGGAAAGGTTCGCGCGGCCAATACGATAACTATCGTGTCAACGTTATCGATACCCCGGGCCACGTAGACTTCACCATTGAAGTAGAGCGCTCTCTGCGCGTACTCGACGGCGCGGTCGTTGTGTTCTGCGGTACTTCCGGTGTTGAGCCTCAGTCCGAAACCGTATGGCGTCAAGCTAACAAGTACGGCGTCCCGCGTGTTGTTTACGTGAACAAGATGGACCGTGCTGGTGCTAACTTCCTGCGCGTTGTTGGTCAGATCAAGAATCGCCTGGGTCACACCCCGGTACCGGTTCAGCTGGCCATCGGTGCTGAAGATAACTTCGAAGGTCAGGTTGATCTGATCAAGATGAAGGCTATCTACTGGAACGACGACGACAAGGGTACTACCTATCGCGAGGAAGAAATTCCTGCCGATATGCTGGACCTGGCTACCGAGTGGCGCTCCAACATGGTTGAAGCCGCTGCTGAAGCCAACGAAGAGCTGATGAACAAGTACCTTGAAGAAGGTGACCTGACTCCAGAAGAGATCAAGGCTGGTCTGCGCGCGCGCACCCTGGCTAGCGAAATCGTTCCGGCTGTCTGCGGTTCTTCGTTCAAGAACAAGGGTGTTCCCCTGGTTCTCGACGCCGTTATCGACTTCCTGCCTGCCCCTACCGAGATCCCGGCGATCAAGGGTATCCATCCGGATCTCATCGAGAAGCCGAAGGATGAGCTGGTAGAAGCCGATTACGACGAGCGTCACGCTGACGATGCTGAACCGTTCTCGGCTCTGGCATTCAAGATCGCTACCGACCCGTTCGTTGGTACTCTGACTTTCGTGCGCGTTTACTCGGGCTTCCTGAGCTCGGGCGACTCCGTGATCAACTCGGTCAAGGGCAAGAAAGAGCGCGTTGGTCGTATGGTGCAGATGCACGCCAACCAGCGTGAAGAGATCAAGGAAGTGCGCGCAGGCGATATCGCTGCCCTGATCGGCATGAAGGACGTCACCACTGGTGATACTTTGTGCGATCTGGACAAGCAGATCATTCTTGAGCGTATGGACTTCCCTGAGCCTGTAATTTCGGTAGCAGTAGAGCCGAAAACCAAGCAAGACCAGGAGAAGATGGGTATTGCACTGGGCAAACTGGCTCAGGAAGACCCGTCGTTCCGCGTCAAGACTGACGAAGAGACTGGTCAGACCATCATTTCCGGTATGGGTGAGCTGCACCTGGACATCCTCGTTGACCGCATGAAGCGCGAGTTCAACGTCGAAGCCAACATCGGCAAGCCGCAGGTTTCGTACCGCGAGAAGATCACCAAGAGCAACGTTGAGATCGAAGGTAAATTCGTTCGTCAATCGGGTGGTCGCGGTCAGTTCGGTCACTGCTGGATCCGCTTCTCGGAGCCGGACGTTGACGCGAGCGGCAACATCACAGAAGGTCTGGTCTTCACCAACGAAGTTGTTGGTGGTGTGGTTCCTAAGGAATACATCCCGGCTATCCAGAAGGGTATCGAAGAGCAGATGAAGAACGGCGTCGTTGCCGGTTATCCGCTGATCGGCCTGAAGGCTACCGTGTTCGATGGTTCCTACCACGACGTCGACTCCAACGAGATGGCGTTCAAGGTGGCAGCCTCCATGGCGACCAAGCAGCTGGCCCAGAAGGGCGGCGGTGTTGTGCTCGAGCCGATCATGAAGGTTGAAGTAGTAACCCCAGAGGACTACATGGGTGACGTGATGGGTGACCTGAACCGTCGTCGTGGTCTGATTCAGGGTATGGATGACTCGGTGTCCGGCAAGGTGATCCGTGCCGAGGTACCACTGGGTGAAATGTTCGGTTATGCAACTGACGTTCGTTCCATGTCTCAGGGTCGCGCGAGCTACTCCATGGAATTCTCCAAATACGCCGAAGCTCCGTCGAACATCGTCGAAGCTCTCGTTAAAAAACAAGGCTGATTCAGCCTCCCCTTTAGGCTAGGAGTTTATTGTCGTGGCTAAAGAAAAATTTGAACGTAACAAACCGCACGTCAACGTTGGCACTATCGGTCACGTTGACCACGGTAAAACCACTCTGACTGCTGCTCTGACTCGCGTTTGCTCCGAAGTTTTCGGTTCGGCTCGTGTTGACTTCGACAAGATCGACAGCGCTCCAGAAGAAAAGGCTCGTGGTATCACCATCAACACTGCACACGTAGAGTACGATTCGCACATTCGTCACTACGCGCACGTTGACTGCCCAGGTCACGCCGACTACGTCAAAAACATGATCACCGGTGCTGCCCAGATGGACGGCGCGATCCTGGTTTGCTCGGCTGCCGATGGTCCGATGCCACAAACTCGTGAGCACATCCTGCTGTCCCGTCAGGTAGGTGTTCCGTACATCGTTGTCTTCCTGAACAAGGCTGACATGGTTGACGACGCTGAGCTGCTGGAACTGGTTGAGATGGAAGTGCGCGATCTGCTGAGCACTTACGACTTCCCAGGTGACGACACTCCGATCATCATCGGTTCGGCTCTGATGGCTCTGAACGGCCAAGACGACAACGAAATGGGTACCACCGCTGTTAAGCGTCTGGTAGAAACTCTGGACACCTACATCCCAGAGCCAGAGCGTGCAATCGACAAGCCGTTCCTGATGCCAATCGAAGACGTGTTCTCGATCTCCGGTCGTGGCACCGTGGTAACTGGCCGTGTTGAGCGTGGTATCGTTCGCATCCAGGAAGAAGTTGAGATCGTTGGTCTGCGCGACACTCAGAAAACTACCTGCACCGGCGTTGAAATGTTCCGCAAACTGCTCGACGAAGGTCGTGCTGGCGAGAACTGCGGCGTTCTGCTGCGTGGTACCAAGCGTGACGACGTTGAGCGTGGTCAGGTTCTGGTTAAGCCAGGCACCGTTAAGCCTCACACCAAGTTCACTGCTGAAGTTTACGTTCTGAGCAAAGAAGAAGGCGGCCGTCATACTCCGTTCTTCAAAGGCTACCGTCCACAGTTCTACTTCCGTACTACTGACGTGACTGGTAACTGCGAGCTGCCAGAAGGCGTTGAAATGGTAATGCCAGGTGACAACATCCAGATGACTGTCACTCTGATCAAAACCATCGCGATGGAAGATGGTCTGCGTTTCGCTATCCGTGAAGGCGGTCGTACCGTCGGCGCTGGCGTCGTAGCCAAAGTTATCGAGTAATCGACGACTCATGAAGAAGCCCCCGCTTGCGGGGGCTTTTTTATTGGGTTGACACTCTGTGGGGCCGTCTATAGAATTGCGCCTCCTTTTAACGGGCGTATTGCGCCCGGTGGGAATAGCAGCCTGGAGTCTGAAATCCAATGCAAAATCAGCAAATCCGTATCAGGTTGAAGGCTTTCGACCATCGCCTGATCGACCAATCCACCCAGGAAATCGTGGAAACCGCGAAACGTACTGGTGCTCAAGTGCGTGGTCCAATTCCACTGCCTACCCGTAAAGAACGGTTCACCGTTCTGGTCTCTCCGCACGTCAACAAAGACGCGCGTGACCAGTACGAGATCCGTACTCATAAGCGCGTACTGGATATCGTCCAGCCAACGGATAAAACCGTTGATGCTCTTATGAAGCTCGATCTTGCGGCAGGTGTGGAAGTGCAGATCAGCCTCGGCTAAGACTCGGTCTTAGTCGTGTAACGCTCTGAAATGGGCGGCCATAGCGGGTGAAAGCCCCGTACACTCATGAGGTTTACAACATGACTATTGGTGTAGTCGGTCGTAAATGCGGTATGACCCGTATTTTCACCGAAGAAGGTGTCTCCATTCCGGTCACGGTCATTGAGATCGAGCCGAATCGCGTCACCCAGTTCAAAACTGAAGAAACCGATGGCTATCGTGCAGTGCAAGTCACTGTAGGTGAGCGTCGTGCTTCGCGCGTGACTGCTGCTCAAGCAGGTCACTTCGCTAAAGCGAACGTTGCTGCCGGTCGTGGCGTTTGGGAATTCCGCCTTGAAGAAGGCGAGTACCAAGCTGGCGATCTGATCAATGCAGAAATCTTCGCAGCTGGCCAGCTGGTAGATGTTACCGGTCAGTCGAAAGGTAAAGGCTTCGCCGGTACCATCAAGCGTTGGAATTTCCGCGGTCAAGATAACACCCACGGTAACTCCGTTTCCCACCGCGTCCCGGGCTCTATTGGCCAGTGCCAGACTCCTGGTCGTGTATTCAAGGGCAAAAAAATGTCCGGTCATATGGGCGCTGAGCGCGTGACCGTGCAGTCCCTGGAAGTAGTGCGCGTCGACGCTGAACGCAATCTGTTGTTGGTCAAGGGTGCTGTTCCTGGCGCTACTGGCGGCAACCTGGTTGTACGTCCGGCGGCCAAGGCTCGCGGTTAAGGGGAAGCTGACATGCAATTAAATGTAAATGACGCTCAAGCGATCGAAGTTTCCGAACTGACATTTGGCGGCGAATTCAACGAGACGCTGGTTCACCAAGCAGTCGTGGCCTACATGGCTGGCGGCCGTCAAGGTAGCAAGCAGCAAAAGACCCGTTCCGACGTTTCTGGTGGCGGCAAGCGCCCATGGCGTCAGAAAGGTACTGGCCGTGCTCGTGCCGGTACTATCCGTAGCCCAATCTGGCGTGGCGGCGGTACCACTTTCGCAGCTCGTCCTCAGGATCACTCCCAGAAGCTGAACAAGAAGATGTATCGCGCAGCAATGCGTTCCATCCTTGCTGAGCTGGTGCGTACTGATCGTCTGGTCGTGGTTCAGGATTTCGCTGTTGAAACTCCGAAAACCAAAGATCTGCTGGGCAAACTGAACAATATGAGCCTGACCGACGTTCTGATCGTGTCGGACGCTGTTGATCAGAACCTGTACCTGGCTGCTCGTAACCTGCCACACGTTGATGTTCGTGACGTGCAAGGTTCCGATCCAGTTAGTCTGATCGCATACGACAAAGTGTTGATCACTGTGTCGGCCGTGAAGAAATTCGAGGAGCTGCTGGGATGAACCAGGAACGCGTATTTAAAGTTCTGCTTGGCCCGCACGTTTCCGAGAAGGCTACGGTTCTGGCAGACAAGAAAGGCCAGTTCGTTTTCAAGGTTGCTACTGACGCAACCAAGCTGGAAATCAAGAAGGCCGTCGAAAGCCTGTTCAGCGTGAAAGTGGAACGCGTTACTACCCTGAATGTTCTGGGTAAGAGCAAGCGTACCGCTCGCGGTCTGGGCAAGCGTAATGACTGGAAGAAGGCAGTTATCTCCCTTCAGCCAGGCCAAGATCTCGATTTCAGCAGCAGTGCTGAGTAAGGAAGGGGTGCATCATGGCAATCGTTAAATGCAAACCGACTTCCCCTGGCCGCCGTTTTGTGGTCAAGGTGGTCAACCAGGAGCTGCATAAAGGCGCTCCTCACGCACCGCTGCTCGAGAAGAAATCGAAGTCTGGTGGTCGTAACAACAATGGCCGCATTACCACTCGTCACGTTGGTGGTGGT encodes the following:
- the fusA gene encoding elongation factor G produces the protein MARTTAINRYRNIGICAHVDAGKTTTTERILFYTGLSHKMGEVHDGAATTDWMVQEQERGITITSAAVTTFWKGSRGQYDNYRVNVIDTPGHVDFTIEVERSLRVLDGAVVVFCGTSGVEPQSETVWRQANKYGVPRVVYVNKMDRAGANFLRVVGQIKNRLGHTPVPVQLAIGAEDNFEGQVDLIKMKAIYWNDDDKGTTYREEEIPADMLDLATEWRSNMVEAAAEANEELMNKYLEEGDLTPEEIKAGLRARTLASEIVPAVCGSSFKNKGVPLVLDAVIDFLPAPTEIPAIKGIHPDLIEKPKDELVEADYDERHADDAEPFSALAFKIATDPFVGTLTFVRVYSGFLSSGDSVINSVKGKKERVGRMVQMHANQREEIKEVRAGDIAALIGMKDVTTGDTLCDLDKQIILERMDFPEPVISVAVEPKTKQDQEKMGIALGKLAQEDPSFRVKTDEETGQTIISGMGELHLDILVDRMKREFNVEANIGKPQVSYREKITKSNVEIEGKFVRQSGGRGQFGHCWIRFSEPDVDASGNITEGLVFTNEVVGGVVPKEYIPAIQKGIEEQMKNGVVAGYPLIGLKATVFDGSYHDVDSNEMAFKVAASMATKQLAQKGGGVVLEPIMKVEVVTPEDYMGDVMGDLNRRRGLIQGMDDSVSGKVIRAEVPLGEMFGYATDVRSMSQGRASYSMEFSKYAEAPSNIVEALVKKQG
- the tuf gene encoding elongation factor Tu, which translates into the protein MAKEKFERNKPHVNVGTIGHVDHGKTTLTAALTRVCSEVFGSARVDFDKIDSAPEEKARGITINTAHVEYDSHIRHYAHVDCPGHADYVKNMITGAAQMDGAILVCSAADGPMPQTREHILLSRQVGVPYIVVFLNKADMVDDAELLELVEMEVRDLLSTYDFPGDDTPIIIGSALMALNGQDDNEMGTTAVKRLVETLDTYIPEPERAIDKPFLMPIEDVFSISGRGTVVTGRVERGIVRIQEEVEIVGLRDTQKTTCTGVEMFRKLLDEGRAGENCGVLLRGTKRDDVERGQVLVKPGTVKPHTKFTAEVYVLSKEEGGRHTPFFKGYRPQFYFRTTDVTGNCELPEGVEMVMPGDNIQMTVTLIKTIAMEDGLRFAIREGGRTVGAGVVAKVIE
- the rpsJ gene encoding 30S ribosomal protein S10, with translation MQNQQIRIRLKAFDHRLIDQSTQEIVETAKRTGAQVRGPIPLPTRKERFTVLVSPHVNKDARDQYEIRTHKRVLDIVQPTDKTVDALMKLDLAAGVEVQISLG
- the rplC gene encoding 50S ribosomal protein L3, with protein sequence MTIGVVGRKCGMTRIFTEEGVSIPVTVIEIEPNRVTQFKTEETDGYRAVQVTVGERRASRVTAAQAGHFAKANVAAGRGVWEFRLEEGEYQAGDLINAEIFAAGQLVDVTGQSKGKGFAGTIKRWNFRGQDNTHGNSVSHRVPGSIGQCQTPGRVFKGKKMSGHMGAERVTVQSLEVVRVDAERNLLLVKGAVPGATGGNLVVRPAAKARG
- the rplD gene encoding 50S ribosomal protein L4; amino-acid sequence: MQLNVNDAQAIEVSELTFGGEFNETLVHQAVVAYMAGGRQGSKQQKTRSDVSGGGKRPWRQKGTGRARAGTIRSPIWRGGGTTFAARPQDHSQKLNKKMYRAAMRSILAELVRTDRLVVVQDFAVETPKTKDLLGKLNNMSLTDVLIVSDAVDQNLYLAARNLPHVDVRDVQGSDPVSLIAYDKVLITVSAVKKFEELLG
- the rplW gene encoding 50S ribosomal protein L23, with the translated sequence MNQERVFKVLLGPHVSEKATVLADKKGQFVFKVATDATKLEIKKAVESLFSVKVERVTTLNVLGKSKRTARGLGKRNDWKKAVISLQPGQDLDFSSSAE